Genomic DNA from Lutibacter sp. A80:
TTTAGACACTTCACACAAACCATTAACAGAGTTATATCAAGCAGTTGATAAACATCCAAAGGTTAAAAAATCTTTTATAGGAAGTGGTATTAGACACGATATGTTGGTTCCAGAATTTAATAAAAAAGCCGACCCAAAAGAGCTAGATGCTTATACTGAAGAGGTAATGACAAAACACGTGTCTGGAAGGCTAAAAGTAGCGCCAGAACATTCATCTGATCCTGTTTTAAAGTTAATGCGTAAGCCTTCTTTTAAATATTTTCATATGTTTAAAGAGCGTTTTGATAAAATTAATATTCGTAAAAAATTAAACCTACAATTAATTCCTTATTTTATATCTAACCATCCAGCTTGTGAAGTTGAAGATATGGCAAATTTAGCTGCTGAAACTAAAGATATGGGGTTTCAATTAGAACAAGTACAAGGGTTTACACCAACACCTATGACGGTTGCAACGGTAATTTATTATAGCGGTTTTCATCCATATACTTTAAAACCTACAAGAACACCTAAATCTAAGCACGAAAAAGAAGAGCAACATCGTTTTTTCTTCTGGTACAAGAGAGAAAACCAAGCTTGGATTAGAAAAACACTTTTAAAAGTAGGAAGACAAGATTTATTACAAAAATTGCTTCCAACAACTAATTCTTGGAAAAAAAATAAATCTGAAAAAGTTAAAGATACTTTTAATGATGCAGTGCCATTTAATTCAAGAAGAAAAAAGAAATTTAATAAAAGAAAAAAAAGGTAATAATTTAGGTTTTTATTGAATGCTTGCAATTATACTTTTTAATTATATTAATATTTAAATAGATTTAAAAATGAAAAAAATAGTTCTATTTTTTTTATTACTTTCTTCAACACTTATTGCTCAAAATAAAATAAAAGTTGATTTAAGTAATCCGAATGCTACAATTTATACACATTTATATTTTTTACAAGCAGGTAGTTATGAACCAGAGAAGGCGGCTCAAACAATTTATGGTTTTGAGGGTGATGAAGCTGAAGAAATAGCTATTAAGTTAAAAAAAATATTAGATGGAAAAGGATTAAAAGTAGACTTTTCTAAAGTTCCTAAAGATAATTCGTATACAGATTCAACAGGTTATAAAGTGGGGTATCGATATGTCTTATTTCCATACAGTATGCCTGAAGTTTATGTTGAAAAAATAGGTGATAGCTGGTATTATTCTCCTGAGGTTTCAAATAATATAGACACGCTTTATAATAATGTTTTTCCTTGGTATACTGAAAAATTGCAACAAATTATTCCAGAGATTGGGCGAGAAAAAGTTTTTAATATAGAGTTGTGGAAATATTTTGGTTTGTTAATTCTATTAGCAATCTGTGTTGGAATGTTTTATATTTTGAGAAAAATAATTTATTATATTTTACAAAAAGTTCAATATTGGATTGTTAAAAAGTCGAATGATAAAATTAAATTGGCTTTAAAAAAACTGACACGACCAATTGTTTTGTTAATTTTAATTTGGTTTGTAAAAGCAGAATTACCTTCTTTAGCACTTCCGTTAGATTTAAACACTTTTATATTTTTAGCTTTAAATATTATGGTTACAGTTTTTTGGATCTATGTATTCTTAAAACTTGTAAAAGTAGTTGTTGATATTTATGCTGATTATGCAGAGTCTACACATGGTAAATTAGATGATCAATTAGTACCGATTTTATATAATTTTTTAAAAGGACTGGTGCTGTTTCTTGGATTGCTAAAATTACTTACCCTTTTTGGAGTTGAGCCAGTTACAGTTATTGCAGGAGCTTCAATTGGTGGTATTGCAGTTGCTTTGGCTTCTCAAGATACGGTAAAGAACTTTATTGGTACAATAATGATCTTTGTAGATAAACCATTCCATATTGGAGATTGGATAGAAGCTGGTATAGTTGCGGGTACTGTAGAAGCTGTAGGTTTTAGGTCCACAACAGTAAGAGCTGCCGATACTTCAGTATATCAAATACCAAACAGTACTTTATCTGAAATGGTTGTTAATAATAAAGGATTAAGAGCATATAGAAGATATAATACGAATTTAGGTTTACGTTATGATACGCCTCCAGAATTAATAGATGCTTTTGTAAAAGGTGTTCGAAAAATTATAGAATTACATCCAAATACACGAGATGATTCTTTTAATGTAGAATTTTCAGGTTTTGGAGATTCTGCGTTATTAATTCTTTTAAATGTATATTTTGTTCAATTAGGTTGGGCTGAAGAACAAGCCTCTAAGCATAGTTTACATTTAGCTATTTTAAAATTAGCTTCGGAACTAGGTGTAGATTTTGCATTCCCTTCTACAACAGTTATGATTGAACAGTTCCCAGAAAAGAAAAACGTACCTTTAGATTATAATATTGAAGAAAGTAGGATTCAAAATATAATTGATGGAATAAAAAAATAGAAGATTTTGTAAGTTTTAGCAAAAGCAAAGAGGCTATCTATTTTTTAAGGCAGCCTCTTTTTAATTTTGTAAACTTTAGTATTAAAAACTAATTTTCTTCTTCAGGATTTTTTAATTCCAAAATATCTTCAGAATGTTGTTTTTTCATCCAATAAAGAGGAGGTTGTCTTTTATGATCATTTCTTTTGTTTTTATTAAGGTTTAAAATAATAGAAAACTCGTGCGATCCATTATTATAATTAGAAAGGTTATTTGTAATCGCATCGTAAGTATAACCAATTTTTAAATTGTCTGTCAATCTAAGTTGAAAAAGACCAGAGACAGATTCGTCAATTCTATGTGAGATACCAAATTCTAATTTATCAAGCCACAAAATACTAGCAGAAATATCTGTTGATAGCGGAGAATCATTTACCGCTCTTAACATAAAAGAAGGTCTCAGTTTAAATGAATCTCCTAAGTCAAACACATATCCAGAAGATATATAAAATATCATTTCATCTGAAGCACTAGAAACTACCGTACTGCTTTTATCGTAATGCTTGCTTTTTAGAATGTTTACGGTAGATAAGCTTGCAAAAAAGCGATCTGTATAGTAAAACACACCCGCTCCCATATTAGGGTTAAATTCATTAATGTTTTCACTAAACAAATCGTCATTTTCAATACCGAGCTCTAATAAATTTACATCTAGAAAACTACCTCCAGCTTTTAATCCAAAAGCAAGCGTGGAATTTTCATTTGGATAAATAGAATAGGAGAAATCTGCATAGATATCAGTTTCTTTTAATACAAACACTTTATCATTTACAATAGACAAACCTAAACCTACATTTTTACCAGTAGCTCCGTGAATTGATAAGGTCTGTGTTTCTGGACTACCAGCTTCACCAGCCCACTGACTACGAATGTTCGCAGTAGCAGTAAATAATCCATGGCTACCAGCGTAGGCAGGGTTGATTAAGCTAAAGTTGTTGTAGTATTGTGTGTATAATGGGTCTTGTTGTGCATTACTTTTTAAAATGATTAAAAAAGCACTTACAAATACGAATTGTTTAAATATATTTTTCATCTTAATTTTTCTTAATAATTGATGTATAACCAGCCTTTAACTATTTTACTTCCTCCATTAACACTTAACACATAAAAATATGGAGCTGCGGGTAATTTTTTAGATTTACCAGAAGATACGCCATCCCAATAATTTTGATAATTTTTGGATTCATAAACTATGTTTCCATATCTATTATAGATTTGAATACTGTTATTAGGATATTTATGAAGTCCTTTAATTATAAACTCATCATTAGTTCCATCTCCATTAGGAGAGAACCCTTTCGGTATTTCTAACTCACCACTATCACAAACATCTCCTATTCCATTACGGTCTAAATCCGCTTGATTCGCATTTGAAACTGTTGGACAATTATCTATGTCGTTATTTACGCCATCACCATCCAGATCATCATCACAACTATCTGCAATACCGTCATTATCTAAATCATCTGAAGTAAAAGTTATAATAGCCATTTCTGAAGCACTATTCCCCGCATTGTCAACAACTGTTAATGTTACTGTAGTATCGCCTAAAATAGGACAGTTAAATGTTGTTTTATCTAAACTCATAGTAGCTATTCCACAAGTATCAAAACTACCATCATCAATTTCATTAGCATCGATGGTTGCATTTCCATTACTGTCTAATTCAATAGAGATATTTTGTGTTATTACTATTGGTGCACTTATATCTTCAAGGGTAACTATGGTTGAACAAATACTTGTATTTCCACTTGTGTCTGTTACAGTTAGTGTAACGGTATTTTCGCCAATATCAGCACAGTCAAAAGTGTCTTTATCAATTGTTATAGAGGCAATTCCGCAATTATCTGTTGAACCGTTGTCTATTTGATCAACAGTAATACTTGCACTTCCAGTTTCATCTAATTGAATTGTAAAAGGAGCAGCACAATTAATTGTTGGGGCAATTAGTTCTTTAACAGTTACTATGGTTGTTGCATTTGTACTATTTCCATTTGTATCAGTTCCTATTAAGGTTACAGTGTTTTCACCAATATTTGAACAATTAAACGTTGTATTGTCAATTTCTAATGTTTGGATACTACAATTGTCAAACGAGCCATTGTCTATTTGGTCAGCAGTAATAGTAGCATTTCCATCAGTATCTAATTCAACTGTAATATTTTGAGTAATTAATGTTGGAGCAGTAGTATCTTCAATAGTAATAATTGCTGTTTTTGTTGAAACATTACCACTGGTATCAGTTGCTGTTAATGTTACAGTGTTTTCACCAATATTTGAGCAATTAAATGTTGTATTGTCAATTTCTAATGTTTCAATACTACAGTTGTCAAACGAGCCATTGTCTATTTGGTCTGCAGTAATAGTGGTATTTCCATCAGTATCTAATTCAACTGTAATATTTTGAGTAATTAATGTTGGAGCAGTAGTATCTTCAATAGTAATAATTGCTGTTTTTGTTGAAACATTACCACTGGTATCAGTTGCTGTTAATGTTACAGTATTTTCACCAATATTTGAACAATTAAATGTTGTATTGTCAATTTCTAATGTTTCAATATTACAGTTGTCAAACGAGCCATTGTCTATTTGGTTTGCAGTAATTGTCGCATTTCCATCAGCATCTAATTCAACGGTAACATCTTGTGTTATCACAGTTGGAGCAATAGTGTCTTCAATAGTTACAATGGCGGTTGCTATTGTGCTATTTCCACTAGCATCGGTTGCAGTTAAAGTAACCGTATTTTCTCCAAGGTTTGTACAATCAAATGTAGAGATGTCTAATTCCAAGGTGTCAATATTACAATTATCTGATGAACCGTTGTCTATTTGATCTGGGGTAATACTAACCATTCCTTCACTACCTACTTGTATTGTGATATTCTGAGTAACTACTGTTGGAGCAGTAGTATCTTCAATAGTAATAATTGCTGTTTTTGTTGAAACATTACCATTGGTATCAGTTGCTTTTAATGTTACGGTGTTTTCACCAATATTTGAACAATTAAATGTTGTATTGTCAATTTCTAATGTTTCGATACTACAGTTGTCAAATGAACCATTGTCTATTTGGTCTGCAGTAATAGTAGCATTTCCATCAGCATCTAATTGTATTGTAATGTTTTGAGTTAATACTGTTGATGAGATCGAATCTACAACAGTAACAGTAGCAAAACAACTGGATTTATTATTACTGGTATCTTTAACTATAAATTCAATAGTATTTTCTCCAATATGAGAGCAATCTAAAACCTGAT
This window encodes:
- a CDS encoding mechanosensitive ion channel family protein; this translates as MKKIVLFFLLLSSTLIAQNKIKVDLSNPNATIYTHLYFLQAGSYEPEKAAQTIYGFEGDEAEEIAIKLKKILDGKGLKVDFSKVPKDNSYTDSTGYKVGYRYVLFPYSMPEVYVEKIGDSWYYSPEVSNNIDTLYNNVFPWYTEKLQQIIPEIGREKVFNIELWKYFGLLILLAICVGMFYILRKIIYYILQKVQYWIVKKSNDKIKLALKKLTRPIVLLILIWFVKAELPSLALPLDLNTFIFLALNIMVTVFWIYVFLKLVKVVVDIYADYAESTHGKLDDQLVPILYNFLKGLVLFLGLLKLLTLFGVEPVTVIAGASIGGIAVALASQDTVKNFIGTIMIFVDKPFHIGDWIEAGIVAGTVEAVGFRSTTVRAADTSVYQIPNSTLSEMVVNNKGLRAYRRYNTNLGLRYDTPPELIDAFVKGVRKIIELHPNTRDDSFNVEFSGFGDSALLILLNVYFVQLGWAEEQASKHSLHLAILKLASELGVDFAFPSTTVMIEQFPEKKNVPLDYNIEESRIQNIIDGIKK
- a CDS encoding type IX secretion system membrane protein PorP/SprF, with protein sequence MKNIFKQFVFVSAFLIILKSNAQQDPLYTQYYNNFSLINPAYAGSHGLFTATANIRSQWAGEAGSPETQTLSIHGATGKNVGLGLSIVNDKVFVLKETDIYADFSYSIYPNENSTLAFGLKAGGSFLDVNLLELGIENDDLFSENINEFNPNMGAGVFYYTDRFFASLSTVNILKSKHYDKSSTVVSSASDEMIFYISSGYVFDLGDSFKLRPSFMLRAVNDSPLSTDISASILWLDKLEFGISHRIDESVSGLFQLRLTDNLKIGYTYDAITNNLSNYNNGSHEFSIILNLNKNKRNDHKRQPPLYWMKKQHSEDILELKNPEEEN